Genomic segment of Verrucomicrobiia bacterium:
GACCACGGGTTTGCTCCGTCAACCTTCAAGCAGCCGATACCCCACGCCTGGTTCGGTCGCGATGAGTTGTGGGCGCGAAGGGTCGGCTTCGATCTTTTCGCGTAAGTGAGCGATATAGACTCGGAGGTAATGGGTATCATTCTCGTGGCCTTGTCCCCACACGTCGCGCAGGATGTGGC
This window contains:
- a CDS encoding winged helix-turn-helix domain-containing protein — translated: HILRDVWGQGHENDTHYLRVYIAHLREKIEADPSRPQLIATEPGVGYRLLEG